In Mobula hypostoma chromosome 11, sMobHyp1.1, whole genome shotgun sequence, the following are encoded in one genomic region:
- the fancf gene encoding Fanconi anemia group F protein, protein MGWQRARFEVSSGKREDMEAMLENLDRFAEVLAVARSPWASHWDEAVVTRAFQWACYFQQLALRLEGNRSAQAALRRQLNLPGRRTDHPLPWYRGLRLEELSRGQEMLSQALLCNPAASAAAFHRAASWYRSAGSSRAAVTTSLRRAARLTAAARVLQACRQSAAGPGEDPTERQPVAETQAEVLRQRLGEQRWELPEQEVWQRTVSGGGGDADSWRAFAALLSAAGVEAQPRALRWLLGNSRALSAACRALPCSVLVLLAAQEPAFAREYVDFLQQWARRMRYDARSGRWMHEEFPEQDWERLLQHFSSLLQAPAQTKESTREMLNSLKTKDGDFEVWGISIWTDLLLALKQQKIA, encoded by the coding sequence ATGGGGTGGCAGCGCGCGCGCTTCGAAGTGAGTTCGGGGAAGCGTGAAGACATGGAGGCGATGCTGGAGAACCTGGACCGGTTCGCTGAGGTGCTGGCGGTAGCGAGGAGCCCGTGGGCTAGCCACTGGGATGAGGCGGTGGTGACCCGAGCATTCCAATGGGCCTGCTATTTCCAGCAGCTGGCCTTGCGGCTGGAGGGGAACAGGAGCGCGCAAGCGGCCTTGCGCCGGCAGCTGAATCTCCCGGGTCGCCGTACCGACCACCCGCTGCCGTGGTACCGCGGCTTGCGACTCGAGGAACTGAGCCGGGGCCAGGAGATGCTCAGTCAGGCATTACTGTGCAACCCGGCGGCCTCGGCCGCTGCTTTCCACCGGGCCGCCTCTTGGTACCGAAGTGCGGGCAGTAGTCGGGCGGCCGTGACGACGTCGCTGAGACGCGCGGCCCGGCTGACGGCGGCGGCGCGGGTTCTTCAGGCGTGCAGGCAGAGCGCCGCAGGCCCCGGCGAGGATCCGACGGAACGCCAGCCCGTGGCCGAAACGCAAGCGGAGGTACTGCGCCAGCGCTTGGGGGAACAGAGGTGGGAATTACCGGAGCAGGAGGTTTGGCAGCGGACTGTGTCTGGTGGCGGCGGGGACGCCGACTCCTGGCGGGCGTTCGCCGCGCTGCTATCGGCTGCGGGCGTCGAGGCGCAACCGCGAGCGTTGCGGTGGTTGCTAGGCAACAGTCGCGCGCTGAGCGCCGCCTGTCGCGCGCTGCCCTGCTCGGTGTTGGTCCTGCTCGCGGCGCAAGAGCCGGCCTTCGCGCGAGAGTACGTGGATTTCCTGCAACAGTGGGCCCGCCGTATGCGGTACGACGCGAGGAGCGGCCGCTGGATGCACGAAGAGTTTCCCGAACAAGACTGGGAGAGATTGCTGCAACACTTTTCCAGTCTCTTGCAGGCGCCGGCACAAACGAAGGAGTCGACGCGAGAGATGTTGAACTCTTTGAAAACTAAGGATGGAGATTTTGAAGTATGGGGCATCAGCATATGGACAGACCTGTTACTTGCATTAAAACAACAGAAAATTGCTTGA